Below is a genomic region from Micropterus dolomieu isolate WLL.071019.BEF.003 ecotype Adirondacks linkage group LG08, ASM2129224v1, whole genome shotgun sequence.
AGTCAATCAAAAAAGTGACATCATCTTTATTTCCAGCATCATAATTATCTTTTTGGCAAACTCCCAGTAGCATTGTTGTTAATGCAGAGACACCGACCACACCACGACAGGTCAAATAGTTGCTCCTTGTCAATGTCTGAGACTACGCCTATAGTTTACATTGGAAGACTCAAGACGCAGTCCAGCTGGGAGTCACTGTTTACAGAGCATTATACAAGCCCAAATGATTAATCCAACATAGGCATGGAAAGATCAGCTGATTTTGTCTGTAAAACTGAACAAACTTCAGTAAAAATAAGTCAAAACCTAATCTTCTATCATGCTCAGATTCTCCAATATACACATCACCaatgtgttattttacatttaagtcattatataatatatatctatatgtaGTATTACTTCCCTGCTATTTAtcgtaacaaaaataaattcaaaaatcTCACCCACCATCAATCTCCAATCCATTTGATGTGATGTTAGCAGAGAGGCCATTCACTGATCCATTTTCATGCTTCTCAGGACTTGTCTCATTCTATAAAAAATAATGAAGAAATACTGGTCTATGTTGGCTCCACAGTTCAAGACATTATCTACAGTGGGTTAAATTTCAACAGAAACACAGGTTTTGACAGTAAATGGACTGCTGAACAATCCAGCATATTATTAAAACTAGACTTTTTGTCATAAAAGCAACTAAAATCTACCTTTAAATGTGCATCTTATGAATGATTGAGAGGCAGCAAAGTTGTAGATACTACTGGTATGAAATTACAGGTTTGTTGTGTAATTTGTAGAATTTCACGTTACCTTGTTCTTGGAATTCTCGTTTCCCATAGTTTTGCCGGTCGAGACTTACAGACGCATTCAACTGAAAGAAATGAAATAGAAAGAAACCCTGAAATAAAGTTTAGTTATGTTAGTAAATATACACTACAAATAATGACTTAATTAAGTGATTACAAATTGTCAAAACATTATTATCATTCAAGTACCATACCTCGTTATACTTATACAAGTCAAACTAATGATATGCTCCTTATGAGAAATGGATCCACTGCTCCTGACTAACTGTGTACATAGGCTACTGTTAACAGGctattttatgtgtgttttaaaatgggTGGGGCAGTTAGTGATGGTGCTGTTTAGTAAAGGCACATGATTAGCTCATGGTAATCTCTCTGTGAATACTCTGAAAGTATCCCGACAAGGTTAGACTCTAATCACTCACACAAGGCAGTGCAGCACACTTTTATTGACAAAAGTGGCTGGGAAGTAGCAGGATGTGTCAGGATATTGACCTGGCACATTTCcacaatttcaaaacaaaaatatatatgtttgcACTTATAACCCTGTTGTATTAACCTGTTTAGTTTGATTTTGAAGTTAAAACTTTAACCATGTTATCATTTAGGTCATTAGCATCATGGATTTTTAAAGATTCAGATTCAGAGTTTTTTGATAATAAGACAATATGCCTTAAAATAGACATGCGCCTTAAAATATCTACTTTATTGctttgatattattttttttaaaagatgttgTTACAGTAGTACCTGCTTTATGATCACAGTAAATCAAGAAATACAAAGAGCTCTGTAATGAAATCATCTGTCTTCAGAGACTTCCACATAGACATGTTTAAATGTCTGTGAGGGCCTGTCAATGCATCAATTAACACATGCCTGTCTGAGAGACAGGGATCAAAGACAAACTGACATttgttccatccatccatttgtcCACCCATTATCTATAACAGCATATCCTTTtcaggggaggagggggggggggggggggggggggggggggggctgaagctgatcccagctgacactgggcgaGAGGCGAAGTACAGACTGGAAAGGTCGCCAGTTTATCACAGGGCTGACTTTAGCTAATTAACCCATTTCTTCCttcttctattattattatcatctttACGTTTTGTTTGGTACTTTCGCAGTAAATGTGCTGTACCACCAACACTCAATTTGTTTTATTCCTTATGATTTCTAAGAATTTAAACCTCTTTATGCAAATCAACCAAGCCACAATGTATCAGAATGTGTTTTACTGTTACAAttgcaaaattaaaatgtgtgtaaaatctgaaaatgtgtAGTTATTTATTGAATGTATTGTGACATGGCTTGGAATCCATGAACACAATGTCCCAATTGTTGCCTTTAGCCTGCACATTGAGGTGGGAGTTGGATTCCCCTGTTTGCATTGTACACTTCTGACTTCATGCAGGGCCTGCAGCTGAGAGACCTCAAGCAAAGTCTTTATGATGTACCAACGCACGCCACTGATTTAAAGACTAGTTAGAAGAAACTGCATATCAATATTCATTCAACCCAGTTCAAAACAATGTGATTCTCATGAGACTGCATAGATGCAAATAGTGTGTAACAACACATCCCTATCTGTGATGTGAAAGGTCTACAGTCCACTAGATTCGTTGACATATTTTGAAGCTAGTCTAAATGGGAATAATATAGTACCCTAGCTTTGCAGATGTATAAAGTAAATATTTGAACTTGGGTGTAGTACTGTTAGCTTTAGAAATATTTACAGAGCAGAAGTTCCGGTTAATATAAAAACTACTCAGAGATATTGTAAGCAAGTTTGCACATTTCTTGAGATAGATCATTAATAatagaatatataaaaatatcaaaccaagttgaaattgatttaaaaaaacaaaaaagtattaGCTTAGTGAGTGTGTGGCTGTTGTTGATGCCACATCACATGACcttgtatattttaaaaagaggTGAGCGGAAGGGGGGCAAATAGAATATGCTATTAAATGGACAAAACGTACAAAAGTaagcattttacttttattatttttatttttatttttttaataccttCTGTCACGCTGTAGAGTTTCGGGTCCCGCTAGATGGCGGTATAGCTGCAGCATCATGTTGAGTCCCACTGTCTTTGTGCAGTCGAGGAAGCCAAGATGGCAGCCACCATGAAGGGAACTGTAGTAAgtttaaactgaaaagaaattCTACTTTGTTTTCGAGGCACGCTGTTGCTGTTTCATCTGGAGatgcaaataaaaacagtaGAGATGTATGAGGGTGGGAGTGGGACAATTACTGGTGCCAgtgatatttaaaatgttggtCACACCCTCGTGTAGCTTATGTCAATTACCGTTGTagtagctagctaacgttaccgttaAATGTTATCTAAGTTAGATGGATTTATACTATGATTAGGTAACAGGGAGAGTGCACCAGCCTaaaattatgataataattatgACTGCTAGCTAAACGAGGGTTATAATAGTCGACAACGTTGAAGGAGCACCACTCAAGCCGCCGTCTGTAGCTTGCTCGCTAATTTGACCATTCATATTAAGCTAAAACTAGTGAACCATCAAGGTTAGCTCTGTTCCGCTCATGATATTTAacctattttctctcttttgcaggCGGTTGAAGATGTTAATGTCACTTTTGAAGACCAGCAGAAGATCAATAAATTCGCCAGGAACACGAGTCGGATGACTGAGCTGAAAAATGAAATAGAGGCAAAGAAAGTAAGTCACATCACTGCGGGGacagacattttgaaatattttgaacAATCCTGGGGTTTGGAGATCAGTTGTGTTCAGACTTGACTAACACGTCTGAGTTACTGTGACTCTTAACTGACTGACATAAGATAATATATTACACTCAGTTGCacgttttattaaaacaaatgcagtcCTACTAACTTTCATGAGGATGgaaatgttctgttttgtatTGGGGCTGTTTTGAAGAGGTGCTGAGTTAACCTAATGAACGTTTTGgaggatgtagtttgtggtgcgGTTGATTGTTATATGAGTAATATTTAATTACTTAAACCTACCTAGTCTACACCTCTGTACTTTAACATGGCACAATCCATCTGAGCCATAAAGCACAGCATTTGTAAACAGTTAATGATTACACTGGAAGTTTGTTCAGATGAGTCACAGTTACTTGTGGTCTGAAGGGCAGGGCAGCTGCTAAATTTCTAAAATTAATTTAGTTGACAGCCCTAATTGTGACTGTAATAGTCTGCTAATGTTTCCTTGCAGAAATTGCTGCAGAATTTACAGGATGCCAGTGATGACTTAATGATGTTAGACGACGACACTCTACTGATCCCTTATCAAATTGGCGATGTCTTTGTCAGTCACTCCCAGGAGGAAACACAAGAGATGCTGGAGGCTGCAAAGGTATATTATTACCTTTTCATTCACTTCCGAATTGTAATTGTCAATAAAATATCCTCATTAAGCCAAAGTCATCAAGACAAAAGACTGTGGAGGAGAATTTTAATATACAATGACAGATATAGAAGGTACTGGATGAGTGATTAGCCTCTAGAAAAATggctttgtcattttttaaaaaaatcactttgagtTTAATCAGTTCCCTcgtatatttttcttattaaaagTAAAGAGTAAAACGTTTGTtcttatttaaaacaacaaaatgtctgtTCAGACTGTTGTCAAACATTTTCTTGATCATGATCATCTTTTATCTAATTTCTTTGACGGCAAATTACATTGTCACCCATTCAAGCAAAAGAGAGTGACACATTGCCTTGTCTTTTATTTAAACTAATACATTAATTTAAGTTGTACTGAATAGAAATATCAAGAATGATCTTTTTATAACCTAGTTGAATAGAACAAAGAGCCAGACTACACTCTTTGTATAAAGTTATATTGAGTTTATTTTGCACAAATTCCCATCTCTGTGTAGGATTATAGCAATATAAAGGCAGTAAAAACATTGATATGCTGGAAAACCATTTCTGGCCCTCTTTTATCAGTGAAATTCTCAAAGTTTACTAAGTTTTCTGAGTTTTTAAAACAGGATTTACTAGTGTTTTTGAAAGCCTCTATGATTTATTAGACTGTGTTTTAGATCAGTGAGTAGCTGCTGATTAGAAACATAATAAGGTTGAGTTGAGTAAGTATTCATGTAATGTTTCTGCAACAGAATCATTTTTGAAATGACAGAAATTGTCCCCGTTATGCTGAAGGACTGGATTCCATTGAAAATCAGTTAGTTCAGACGCGGCTAAGGTCAACGTTTTCACATGCTTCATGTGCCCATTCACAGACCATATTGAAATAAATTTCTCCTACTTGTGCTTTCATTCAGAGAGCTGTCATAGTGGTCCAAAAGAAATTCTGATGTTGTACTAAGAAATAAAATGGTCAAGGTGCACACAAAACTCAAAACCTATTCAAACTCTTAACTGAGCACATGTTTTGACAAATGTGATTGTAGTGTAGTTCATAATTACTTTTAGTGCCTGGGCAGATACTGTTCACTGCCCATTCATTTAGACTTAACCGCTGAGCTGCtttaaatcacaaacacacaagctggAACAGATTTTGTAGGTGAACAACTTGTTGCCAACATGATTACATTTTCAGTTCAATCAAATGCATTCATTTCCAAAATGTATTCACATTTGGAAATTGCTGTTTAGACcaataaataggcctacattacaaatcataaaatgtttcattatcatcattatggattgcattttttttaacaagttcACTGGTCAGTACACATGCTTGTATGTTACAAGTGCAATTTATTTTAGCAAATTTTCATTGCCATCGGTAAACAATGTTTCTTGACCTGGTGCTCTGTCCAAAAAAATCATTGTAATTTCTGCCTGCCAAGAATGCCCAAGGCAGGTGAACGCTCTCATTTTAATACATTGAAGAAATACAAAGTTTTGAGACCTGTGTCAGATATAGATGCCAATTTTTAAGGGAGTGTTCAACATCTTGGCAAGACTTTAATAGAAAGAAATCACAAGTACAGTGTTAATGTCATATGCGCCCACAAACGTGTTTTAAGAAATAGatcaacattttaggaaattcactttcttgcagagagttagatgagaagattaataccactatcatgtctgtatggtaaatatgaagccacagctggttagcttagcataaagactgggaacAAGGGGTAAAATCAGCTAGCCACTAACCACctaagctcactaattaatgtctttgttttatccatacaaaaaactgttaaaatgagAAATGTGGTTTTACAGAGGGTTTTGTGCTGGACTATTTTTCTTGGCCAGtcgcagtgacttcctggagtctccgctggttgcctggcaacaaGACTCAAGAAGTGGGAGCGGTATCAATGACATCTAACTatcagcaagaaaacaaattggcataattcacaaaatgtaaaacgGTACGGTGTAGTGATAGTTGGTCCAGAGCATTAGAACAGTGAGAAACGGTCCAAAGCAGTTCATCAGGACAAGGCAGCGCAACCAACACCACTCCCCCAGGCTGGCTCAGACCTCTGTGTCAGAAGGCATTGTTTAGCCAGATGGCTGTGACAAAGGGGTGCTTTAGACGTTGACCGAGAGGGACTTTAGATTAGAGCCTGTCCTCCCCTTTGTCACTTCCAGGATCTTCCTGTTTGTCCTTGTGTTTGCTGCTTCTTCATCACACAACAAAGCATGCTCTGCAGGTCTGTACTGATTGATGTGGAGCAAGTTGCTACACACACTGAATGACAAACGTGTTGAGAACGGCTCACTTTTCAACTCATAATATCTGCTGATTATAATTTAgtacacatttatatacattgtcatttaaagtgttttcaTTCCTCATCAAATTTTCTCCTTTTAGAATGTGTTTTAAGTGAGTTCAGCTTGGAGTAATATCTTAAAACCGGTTCATGGAAATGTCTTTAGCCCGTTGTTGCTTGCCTCATGTGGGGAAATTGTAGTGGTTGTCATGTAATTGAAGTTTCCATGTTCTGTAATCAGGAAGCACTGGAGCAGGAGGTCACAGGCCTAGAGGAACGAGTGTCAGCAATACAGCAATTGTTGAGTGATCTGAAGGTCCAGCTCTATGCCAAGTTTGGTAACAACATTAACCTGGAGGCAGATGAAAGCTGAGCGGTGAAATGGACATTGACAGCTGCCCCAACGTGGACTTTTTCATGCAGCTCTCGTATCAGATCCACAGTGCATTTGtcaaacaaagcatcaaatacgaCTCGGCATGAACTGCTTAGATTTGTTTTGGCTTTTGTCTACACACATGACATGAGTCTTCGTTTTAGCTTTGGCAAACAGTTTCACAAGGACAACAAAGGTAAAGGTTTGGagattaaataaatgcacatAATGTCTGACGTATTTTAATTGGTCCCTTGTTTAATGctcatggttttgtttttattctgttaaCTGTCGAACTGAAGTAAAAAATGAGGAACAAAACTCTGTTTGACTAAACTAAAGGTCAGatgaaattaacaaaatgtcttTGACACATCAGTGTATTGTGTGGTCTCTGCATGAAGTCTTTTAAAAGTATTGAATCTGCTTGACATTTATTCTGAACTTACCTCATCAAATCAAGTTGATTAAATTAGTACCCTCTGTTGCTGAACTACACATTTAGTGTCTTCCACAAAtggaaaactgaaatattttgaGCTTTCAATCAAAAAAGGAGTGATAAACTGAGCTAACATGCATCCAAAAGACTTGAGGTACCTCTTCTTGAACTGTGGCCacattcttttaaaaacaaacaaatcgtTTTTGGGACTGGGGCGGTTGAAATCATCTAAGAAGTTGCCTCTTTGCTGGAAATACTAACATCTTAAACATGACGAGGCAACATTTGTAAGCAGTCGCAAGCTTTTCCTTGCCGCTGTCGCATTGTGCTTGCTCAAGGTGGGAATTGCTGGgtctgtaaataatataataaagagTTCGGTCTAGACGTGCACTGTATGAagagtgcaatgagataacttcagtcatgaattggcgctatataaataaaattttattgaccAACAATTGCAGGTactcaaaatatatttattatttagacatgtacagtactgtgcaagaGTTTTAGGCAAGATTGGAAAAAATGCTATAAAGTAATACTTTGAAAAATAGactatattatatttatcaattaacaaaaagtGAATGGAAAAAATCTAagtcaaatcaatatttggtttGACCAccttttgccttcaaaacagcaacaatttttctaggtacacttgcacatagttt
It encodes:
- the pfdn4 gene encoding prefoldin subunit 4 → MAATMKGTVAVEDVNVTFEDQQKINKFARNTSRMTELKNEIEAKKKLLQNLQDASDDLMMLDDDTLLIPYQIGDVFVSHSQEETQEMLEAAKEALEQEVTGLEERVSAIQQLLSDLKVQLYAKFGNNINLEADES